In Streptomyces chartreusis NRRL 3882, the following are encoded in one genomic region:
- a CDS encoding gas vesicle protein GvpG codes for MGLISEVLLLPFAPVRGSAWAIRQVLQEAERIYYDPATVRAELSRLEEQLEAGEITEEEFDRLEDDLLDRLEIASRGSAGTGNGTTR; via the coding sequence GTGGGCCTGATATCGGAGGTGCTGCTGCTGCCGTTCGCACCCGTGCGCGGCAGCGCCTGGGCCATCAGACAGGTGCTCCAGGAGGCCGAGCGGATCTACTACGACCCCGCCACGGTCCGGGCCGAACTGTCCCGTCTGGAGGAGCAGTTGGAGGCCGGTGAGATCACCGAGGAGGAGTTCGACCGTCTTGAGGACGACCTCCTCGACCGGTTGGAGATCGCTTCGCGCGGGAGCGCGGGAACGGGTAACGGGACGACACGATGA